A window from Mixophyes fleayi isolate aMixFle1 chromosome 12, aMixFle1.hap1, whole genome shotgun sequence encodes these proteins:
- the LOC142108399 gene encoding uncharacterized protein LOC142108399 translates to MDKDRSERILNLTLEIIYLLTGEDYTVVIKRSGECVTPRSRPSVSGGLSRTQSPITVPEPHSLILEGNNDQKILELTNKIIQLVTGEVPIRFKEEWENLEGPKDLYEDVRIANHRILTSLDGSSNRNTPERYLCPLDSQDCTQKNPSIPQEYQDDVLTDIKVEIIEGEEETYVRGDQQCKKEEIPTDISTDGCKHRNISEGKFILSEDDFEIEENIKHDYPGGNPTTLNIHQIHSADKSSDHSSHEQCTPDNIDIVTHSTAHAHDKIFLCPEGGKCFTHKLSLVENQRSHTDEKLFTCSGCENWFIIKSDLIRIQRTHTGEKPFTCSECGKCFSRKLSLVQHQRIHTGEKPFTCSECGKCFSRKLSFVEHQRTHTGEKLLACSECGKCFPYKSSLVEHQTTHTGEKPFTCSECGKCFTRKSSLVEHQRTHTGEKPFTCSDCGKCYTYKASLVEHQTTHTGGKLFTCSVCGKCFSRKPSLVEHQRTHTGEKPFTCSECGTCFTYKSSLVEHQRTHTGEKPFTCSECGKWFTRKPSLIEHQRTHTGEKPFTCSECGKQFTRKSKLVEHQKIHTEQIQLDIESCCDIANNLKSVDSINVN, encoded by the exons gattacacagtagtgataaagagatctggtgagtgtgtgacacccaGAAGCCGCCCcagtgtgtcaggaggattgagcaggacccagagccccatcacggtgcctgaacctcactcactgatacttgagggaaacaatgaccagaagatcctggaattgaccaacaagatcattcagctggtgactggagag gttcctataaggtttAAGGAGGAGTGGGAGAATTTAGAAGGACCCAAGGATCTGTACGAGGATGTGAGGATAGCGAATCACCggatcctcacatcactgg atggatccagtaacagaaataccccagagagatatctctGTCCTCTtgattcacaggattgtacacagAAAAATcccagtatcccacaggagtatcag GATGAcgtcctgactgatattaaagtagaaattatagaaggagaggaagagacgtatgtgaggggtgatcagcagtgtaagaaggaggaaatccctacagatatcagcacag atggatgcaaacacaggaatatcTCTGAGGGAAAATTCATTTTATCTGAAGATGATTTTGAAATAGAAGAGAACATCAAACATGATTATCCAGGAGGAAACCCCACTACCTTAAATATACATCAAATACACAGTGCAGATaaatcatctgatcactctagtCATGAGCAGTGTACTCCTGATAacatagatattgttacacatAGTACAGCTCATGCACATGATAAAATATTTCTTTGCCCTGAgggtgggaaatgttttacacataaattatCTCTTGTTGAAAATCAGAGATCTCACACAGATGAGAAACTGTTTACATGTTCTGGATGTGAAAACTGGTTTATAATTAAATCTGATCTTATTAGAattcagagaactcacacaggtgagaaaccgtttacatgttccgagtgtgggaaatgtttttcacgtAAATTGTctcttgttcaacatcagagaattcacacaggtgagaaaccgtttacatgttctgagtgtgggaaatgtttttcacgtAAATTGTcttttgttgaacatcagagaactcacacaggtgagaaactgcttgcgtgttctgaatgtgggaaatgtttcccATATAAATCaagtcttgttgaacatcagacaactcacacaggtgagaaaccgtttacatgttctgagtgtgggaaatgttttacacgtaaatcatctcttgttgaacatcagagaactcacacaggtgaaaaaccatttacatgttctgattgtgggaaatgttatacATATAAAGCaagtcttgttgaacatcagacaaCTCACACAGGTGGCAAACTGTTTACAtgttctgtgtgtgggaaatgtttttcacgtAAACCatctcttgttgaacatcagagaactcacacaggtgagaaaccatttacatgttctgagtgtgggacatgttttacatataaatcatctcttgttgaacatcagagaactcacacaggtgagaaaccatttacatgttctgagtgtgggaaatggtttacacGTAAACCATCTCttattgaacatcagagaactcacacaggtgagaaaccgtttacatgttctgagtgcgggaaaCAGTTTACACGTAAATCAAAACTTGTTGAACATCAAAAAATTCACACAGAACAAATACAATTGGATATTGAATCTTGCTGTGATATTGCAAATAATTTAAAATCAGTTGATTctattaatgtaaattaa